The Gordonia sp. KTR9 genome contains a region encoding:
- a CDS encoding DoxX family protein, protein MLISIGVLHFVAPKPFDEIIPEEIPGDPRTLTYASGVAEIGLGAALLAPKTRRAAGAASVLLFLAVYPANINMVRLWWDKPLPYKIVALARLPFQLPMIWAAAKVAREG, encoded by the coding sequence ATGCTCATCAGCATCGGCGTGCTGCACTTCGTCGCGCCCAAGCCGTTCGACGAGATCATCCCCGAGGAGATCCCGGGCGATCCCCGGACACTGACCTACGCCTCCGGTGTCGCCGAGATCGGGCTGGGCGCAGCACTTCTCGCGCCGAAGACCCGGCGCGCCGCGGGCGCGGCGTCGGTGTTGCTGTTCCTGGCCGTGTACCCCGCGAACATCAACATGGTCCGCCTCTGGTGGGACAAGCCGCTGCCCTACAAGATCGTGGCCCTCGCCCGGTTGCCCTTCCAGCTGCCGATGATCTGGGCTGCCGCGAAGGTCGCACGCGAGGGCTGA